Proteins from one Candidatus Paceibacterota bacterium genomic window:
- the uvrA gene encoding excinuclease ABC subunit UvrA, whose product MNKNINNKREVRKEELLIVKGARTHNLKNITVEMPRNKMVAFTGLSGSGKSSLAFDTIFAEGQRRYVESLSSYARQFLRQMAKPDVDEISGLSPAISIDQKSRSNNPRSTVATITEIYDYLRVLYSRIGRPHCLTCGEEIKRLSNDEIKNFILEKVSKTEKKDLSSQKVLGSPKKTSARLSSKTNFPFPIYLELFAPIVRGRKGEYYQLLYDMLGKGYTEAVIDGKRQSLRERIELSKTKRHDISVLVDSINVADFTTDPKAANERLSESLEHALSEADGLVEISFRDIGKDGHLQKDSLEDAHQGEKTIMSNKFACPNDGYSYPEIEPRLFSFNSPYGACPECNGLGTRHFFGDEVCPVCHGARLRPEALQVLIGGKNIVHFTSLSIKDAFEFLDSATLTLREKNISKVIVREIESRLRFMLNVGIEYLSLDRRAHTLSGGEAQRIRLASQLGSGLVGALYVLDEPTIGLHSRDNERLIKTLLELRDFGNTILVVEHDEDTIFASDYIIDIGPGAGVHGGEVVASGWLDDLLTAKKNDSGSRTLAYLRGEDHIQIPDERRTQDKGKLAIRSGNIFNIKNMDVDVPLGRMVAITGVSGSGKSSFVYEIIHKNLQARFERKYRSNETYNCASFTGSEYLGRSILIDQSPIGRTPRSNPATYTGAWSFIRELFAESSEARVRGWGPSRFSFNVKGGRCETCQGNGEIEVEMHFLPTVYVPCDVCGGKRFMKETLEIRYKKKSIYDVLKMTVEEALKFFEDIPAIYDRLKTMDEVGLGYLQLGQSATTLSGGEAQRVKISSELYRPHIQKTVYILDEPTIGLHYDDVKKLLAILQKLIDKGNTVIVIEHNLDLIKNADYVIDIGPEGGIGGGKVVAKGTPEEVANNKNSYTGAYLKKALK is encoded by the coding sequence ATGAATAAAAATATAAACAATAAAAGAGAAGTAAGAAAAGAGGAACTACTTATAGTAAAAGGAGCTCGTACCCACAATCTCAAAAATATTACAGTAGAAATGCCACGTAATAAGATGGTGGCTTTCACTGGTCTTTCTGGTTCGGGCAAATCTTCTCTCGCGTTTGATACTATATTTGCTGAAGGCCAGCGGCGTTATGTGGAGTCACTTTCTTCTTATGCTCGTCAATTCTTGAGGCAAATGGCTAAGCCTGATGTGGATGAAATATCGGGCCTTTCTCCCGCCATATCGATCGATCAGAAATCGCGTTCCAACAATCCTCGTTCTACCGTAGCTACAATTACGGAAATCTATGACTATTTACGCGTCCTGTATTCACGCATTGGTCGGCCGCACTGCCTGACTTGCGGAGAGGAAATTAAACGCTTATCAAATGATGAGATCAAAAATTTTATTCTTGAAAAGGTTTCAAAAACGGAAAAGAAAGATTTATCTTCTCAGAAAGTCCTCGGATCTCCGAAGAAAACTTCGGCCAGACTTTCTTCTAAGACAAATTTTCCTTTTCCTATTTATTTAGAACTTTTTGCTCCGATAGTAAGAGGTAGGAAGGGAGAGTACTACCAACTTCTTTACGATATGCTTGGTAAAGGTTACACAGAGGCTGTGATAGATGGTAAGCGTCAGAGTTTGCGAGAAAGAATAGAACTTTCAAAAACAAAACGTCACGACATTTCTGTCCTTGTCGATTCGATTAATGTGGCTGATTTTACTACTGATCCAAAAGCGGCAAATGAAAGATTGTCGGAATCACTTGAACACGCTCTCTCTGAAGCTGATGGTTTAGTAGAGATTTCTTTCCGTGATATCGGAAAAGATGGGCATCTTCAAAAAGATTCCCTTGAAGATGCCCATCAAGGAGAGAAAACTATTATGTCCAACAAATTTGCTTGCCCGAATGATGGCTATTCTTATCCAGAAATAGAACCTCGTCTTTTTTCCTTTAACTCTCCTTATGGAGCTTGTCCAGAATGTAATGGGTTAGGAACACGACATTTTTTTGGTGATGAAGTTTGTCCAGTTTGTCATGGTGCCAGACTCCGTCCTGAGGCTCTTCAGGTTTTAATCGGTGGTAAAAATATAGTTCATTTTACCTCGCTCTCCATCAAAGATGCTTTTGAATTTCTTGATTCAGCCACGTTAACTCTCCGAGAGAAAAATATTTCAAAGGTAATAGTAAGAGAAATAGAATCGAGGCTTAGGTTTATGCTAAATGTTGGTATCGAGTACCTTTCACTCGATCGTAGGGCACACACACTTTCTGGCGGTGAGGCCCAGCGTATAAGGCTTGCGAGCCAGCTTGGTTCAGGTCTTGTAGGAGCTCTTTATGTGCTGGATGAACCGACGATCGGTCTTCATTCTCGTGACAACGAAAGATTGATCAAGACTCTTCTGGAGCTAAGAGATTTTGGTAATACCATTCTTGTGGTAGAACATGATGAAGATACTATTTTTGCTTCCGATTACATTATTGATATTGGTCCAGGAGCTGGTGTGCATGGTGGGGAAGTAGTGGCTTCTGGCTGGCTTGATGACTTACTTACCGCTAAAAAAAATGATTCTGGTTCCCGTACACTTGCATATCTTCGTGGGGAGGATCATATACAAATTCCGGACGAGAGGCGTACTCAAGATAAGGGTAAACTGGCAATCAGGAGTGGTAATATTTTTAACATAAAAAATATGGACGTGGATGTGCCCCTAGGCCGCATGGTGGCCATAACCGGTGTATCTGGTTCGGGTAAATCATCATTTGTGTACGAAATTATCCATAAGAATTTGCAAGCACGATTTGAAAGAAAATATCGTAGCAACGAGACTTACAATTGCGCTTCTTTCACTGGTAGTGAATATCTGGGGCGTTCGATACTTATCGACCAGTCACCGATCGGGCGTACTCCACGATCAAATCCAGCCACGTACACTGGAGCTTGGAGTTTTATTCGTGAACTTTTTGCTGAGAGTTCAGAGGCCCGTGTCCGTGGCTGGGGTCCAAGTCGATTTTCTTTCAATGTTAAAGGAGGTCGTTGCGAAACTTGTCAGGGTAATGGGGAAATAGAAGTAGAAATGCATTTCCTGCCTACTGTTTATGTGCCGTGTGATGTCTGTGGGGGAAAGAGGTTTATGAAAGAAACTTTGGAGATCAGGTATAAAAAGAAAAGCATTTACGATGTGCTCAAAATGACGGTGGAGGAAGCCCTCAAATTTTTTGAAGATATTCCTGCAATTTACGATCGGTTGAAAACTATGGATGAGGTGGGCTTAGGTTACTTACAGCTTGGCCAATCAGCCACCACTCTTTCAGGTGGGGAAGCTCAGAGAGTCAAAATTTCATCTGAACTATACAGACCTCATATTCAAAAAACAGTTTATATTTTGGATGAGCCAACCATAGGTTTGCATTACGATGATGTTAAGAAGCTCTTAGCTATCTTGCAAAAACTTATCGACAAAGGCAATACAGTCATAGTCATCGAACACAATCTCGATCTCATAAAAAATGCCGACTATGTGATCGATATCGGTCCTGAAGGCGGGATAGGGGGTGGTAAAGTCGTAGCCAAAGGCACCCCCGAAGAAGTGGCCAACAACAAAAATTCCTACACCGGTGCTTATCTCAAAAAAGCACTCAAGTAG
- a CDS encoding glutamate--tRNA ligase family protein, translated as MASKPIIVRFPPSPTGLLHVGGVRTALYNYLFAKQNGGKFLLRIEDTDKERSKKEYEEDIIDSLNWLGLDWDNKGSEWRQSDRTEIYRGKIQELIQKGAAYIAELQEGETDEDKRVVRFKNPGGKIKFQDLIRGEVEMEVGDLNDFIIAKNIEEPLYHLVVVVDDMESRVTHVIRGEDGISNTPRQILILEALGGARPIYAHLPLVLAEDKSKLSKRKHGEAVSLKYYRDRGYSPEAILNFVALIGWNPGTDQEVFTLDELVKVFDLSKVQKKGGVFDIKKLDWVSREHLLKESKNGKMEKLGEQIQKTKYKDSEKWGDYGFLDKFLDIILDRIHRWGEVSEVLEAGEYDYLFIDPVLDRGLIAWKKSSPEKAKENLEKIIEIIDSKVNDKRLEIETLAGERGKGDVLWPLRYSLSGKEKSPDPFTLLDILGVEESKKRIKAVIEILN; from the coding sequence ATGGCAAGTAAACCTATAATAGTACGGTTCCCCCCTAGTCCGACGGGGTTGCTCCATGTGGGAGGAGTAAGGACTGCTCTTTATAATTACCTTTTTGCTAAACAGAACGGGGGTAAATTTTTACTACGTATAGAAGACACAGATAAAGAGAGGAGTAAAAAAGAGTATGAGGAAGATATTATAGATTCTTTAAATTGGCTCGGTTTAGATTGGGATAACAAAGGAAGTGAGTGGAGACAAAGTGACAGAACAGAAATTTACAGAGGGAAAATACAAGAACTTATCCAGAAAGGAGCTGCTTATATTGCAGAATTACAGGAAGGAGAGACGGACGAAGATAAAAGAGTAGTGAGATTCAAAAACCCAGGAGGAAAAATAAAATTTCAAGATTTGATCCGAGGGGAGGTGGAAATGGAAGTAGGTGATCTCAATGATTTTATCATTGCCAAAAATATTGAGGAACCACTCTACCACCTGGTTGTCGTTGTAGACGATATGGAGTCGAGAGTGACTCATGTCATAAGAGGGGAAGATGGTATTTCAAATACTCCTCGTCAGATACTCATTCTCGAAGCTCTAGGTGGCGCTCGGCCTATTTACGCCCATTTACCACTAGTGCTTGCAGAGGATAAATCAAAACTCTCGAAGAGGAAGCATGGAGAGGCTGTTTCGCTCAAGTACTATCGCGATCGTGGTTATAGCCCGGAAGCAATATTAAATTTCGTTGCATTGATTGGCTGGAATCCTGGAACGGATCAGGAGGTATTTACTTTGGATGAGTTGGTCAAGGTATTTGACCTCTCTAAGGTGCAGAAAAAGGGAGGAGTGTTTGATATCAAAAAATTGGATTGGGTAAGTCGAGAGCATTTATTGAAAGAAAGTAAAAATGGAAAGATGGAAAAATTGGGAGAACAAATACAGAAAACAAAATATAAGGATAGTGAAAAATGGGGTGATTATGGATTCCTCGATAAATTTTTAGATATAATCTTAGATAGAATTCATAGGTGGGGCGAAGTGAGCGAGGTGCTTGAGGCAGGGGAGTATGACTACTTATTTATCGATCCTGTCTTGGACAGGGGATTGATCGCTTGGAAAAAAAGTAGTCCAGAAAAAGCGAAAGAAAATTTAGAGAAGATAATTGAAATCATTGATTCAAAAGTAAATGATAAAAGATTAGAGATAGAGACATTAGCAGGGGAGAGAGGGAAGGGAGATGTGCTTTGGCCCCTGCGTTATTCCCTATCCGGTAAAGAAAAATCACCTGACCCGTTTACGCTACTTGATATTTTAGGAGTGGAGGAAAGTAAAAAAAGAATAAAAGCTGTGATTGAGATATTAAATTAA
- a CDS encoding CARDB domain-containing protein, which translates to MKSISRKLLLIVYTLFLFCIPTIVDAEPAKTYFFQEQNFGWSDRMDISFMNTSSWREVVLESYDFIESINDLGFFSMNVYSPGICYPTVLACDPGSLVSDPWVWITPPILQGFMNGDYPSGTQIFDCNNGLQYQGRRLQPGGTQVPPSISNSFCAGTADHDGYQIVVPASDEPSGPTCGDGVCQEYAGENYSNCNISSGGDCSAPPPDFTVTLNSPKSKTINAGQTAYYPITIQAIDGMSGTVNMSRYYACPNNATCNFTVTNVSVPNNGMASTTFRVVTAANTPLSTYSIGIRGRWNSDDRYDLGGLLTINVTRPDLIAEVVLPGGSVSAGNMDFRVNIRNSGAGSAGSSQARLRIDIGNNGSWDLTPGNATTGALSSGASESENWNASINAGTHRFEFCADINNSVSESNESNNCVVQTFTATVAPINGTCGTANGKTYASSITQYSPDTQCGNGSSSNTSFPAAGTSVNWTCSGQNGGSTSASCTASRAAVPGLPTITLTANPTSIAYNTSSNISWTITNATSCTGTNMPAGNWSTGTTNSTGVSTGNITTSTTYSLSCTGPGGTGNGSVTVTVAPLASCDTGAGSNFMKGCLYDGMAFNTITTTAVNQSALSSPAPDTASPIPYRDWGNSGPDSSNTNTYSIRSKGTFNFTAGNYIFTIGGDDGVRLYFDNNLDGSPDSGYLVNDWSDHGYRTVASTPVAVTAGNKTLVMEYYENGGGASYSFSWAKQASAATVDINAGQTTIPYNTGTNIIWSSNGASGGCTVSPTGWTGTSGNQATGNLTSSRTYTATCQPGNGTDNITITVQNPTVNVSVNKTGQGTVVSNPGGINCGADCSETYAQDSNVTLIATPATGRIFVRWTGNCSGTNPSYSFTVSSSVSCTANFAIDPTYQEF; encoded by the coding sequence ATGAAATCTATTTCCAGAAAGTTATTATTAATTGTCTACACTCTTTTTCTCTTCTGTATTCCGACGATAGTAGATGCTGAGCCAGCTAAAACCTATTTCTTTCAAGAACAAAATTTTGGTTGGTCAGACAGGATGGATATTTCTTTTATGAATACCTCTTCTTGGCGTGAGGTTGTGCTTGAGAGTTATGATTTCATTGAAAGTATAAATGACCTGGGGTTTTTTAGTATGAATGTTTATAGTCCTGGCATATGTTATCCGACGGTTCTGGCTTGTGATCCTGGTTCTCTGGTGTCAGACCCTTGGGTCTGGATTACTCCTCCAATTCTGCAGGGATTTATGAATGGAGATTATCCTTCTGGGACTCAAATTTTTGATTGTAATAATGGTTTGCAATACCAGGGTAGGCGACTTCAGCCTGGAGGTACACAAGTTCCACCTTCAATCTCTAATTCTTTTTGTGCCGGTACTGCGGATCACGATGGGTACCAAATAGTGGTGCCAGCCTCTGATGAACCTTCCGGACCTACTTGCGGAGACGGAGTATGCCAAGAGTATGCTGGAGAAAACTATAGTAATTGCAATATAAGTAGTGGGGGAGATTGTAGCGCGCCCCCACCCGATTTCACCGTCACTTTGAATTCACCTAAAAGTAAAACTATAAACGCGGGACAGACTGCATACTACCCGATAACTATACAAGCAATTGACGGTATGTCGGGTACGGTCAATATGAGTCGATACTACGCTTGTCCCAACAACGCTACTTGCAATTTTACGGTTACAAATGTAAGTGTGCCCAATAATGGCATGGCAAGTACTACCTTCAGAGTCGTAACGGCCGCCAACACTCCCTTATCAACTTATTCTATTGGAATAAGAGGACGCTGGAATAGTGACGATAGATATGATTTGGGCGGGCTTCTTACAATAAATGTTACTCGGCCTGATTTGATTGCAGAAGTCGTACTCCCAGGAGGCTCAGTCTCTGCTGGTAATATGGACTTCAGAGTAAATATTAGGAATTCCGGAGCAGGTTCTGCTGGTTCTAGTCAGGCTCGATTAAGAATAGATATTGGGAATAATGGCTCGTGGGATCTAACTCCAGGAAACGCAACGACAGGGGCACTGTCTTCCGGAGCCTCAGAAAGTGAAAACTGGAATGCTTCTATTAATGCGGGCACTCATCGTTTTGAATTTTGCGCTGATATAAATAATTCAGTTTCTGAATCTAACGAATCCAATAATTGTGTTGTTCAGACATTTACTGCAACAGTTGCTCCAATAAATGGCACTTGCGGCACAGCGAATGGAAAAACCTATGCTTCTAGCATAACCCAATACAGTCCAGATACCCAGTGTGGCAATGGATCCTCTTCGAACACTTCGTTCCCAGCTGCAGGCACTTCAGTAAATTGGACTTGTAGTGGGCAAAACGGCGGCAGTACCTCTGCTTCATGTACCGCCAGCCGGGCGGCAGTGCCAGGACTACCGACGATAACTCTTACCGCAAACCCTACTTCCATTGCCTACAATACTTCCTCTAATATTTCTTGGACCATAACTAATGCTACAAGTTGCACAGGAACTAATATGCCAGCAGGAAATTGGTCTACCGGAACTACTAATAGTACAGGCGTCTCGACTGGAAATATAACTACTTCTACGACCTACTCCCTCAGTTGTACTGGCCCGGGAGGAACAGGAAACGGATCGGTAACGGTGACTGTAGCTCCACTCGCTTCCTGCGATACGGGAGCAGGATCAAACTTTATGAAAGGCTGTCTCTATGATGGAATGGCTTTCAACACGATTACGACCACAGCAGTAAATCAATCCGCTTTATCAAGTCCAGCCCCTGATACTGCAAGCCCTATTCCATATAGAGATTGGGGGAATAGCGGCCCTGATTCTTCAAATACTAATACCTATTCCATAAGATCAAAAGGCACGTTCAATTTCACTGCCGGCAATTATATATTTACTATAGGAGGGGACGATGGGGTAAGGCTTTATTTCGACAATAATCTTGACGGCAGCCCCGATTCTGGTTACTTAGTAAATGATTGGAGCGACCATGGTTATAGAACGGTAGCATCTACACCAGTTGCAGTTACAGCAGGAAATAAAACTTTAGTCATGGAATATTACGAAAATGGAGGAGGGGCTTCATACAGTTTCTCTTGGGCCAAACAGGCTTCAGCTGCTACAGTAGATATAAATGCCGGGCAAACTACCATACCCTACAACACAGGCACAAATATAATCTGGAGTTCAAATGGGGCTAGTGGAGGATGTACAGTATCACCAACCGGCTGGACAGGCACTTCTGGCAACCAAGCTACCGGTAACCTCACTTCATCAAGAACCTACACCGCTACCTGTCAACCAGGAAACGGTACTGATAATATAACCATAACAGTACAGAACCCTACGGTAAATGTAAGTGTCAACAAAACAGGGCAGGGAACAGTAGTAAGTAATCCAGGAGGAATCAACTGTGGAGCTGACTGTTCAGAAACATACGCCCAAGATTCTAATGTTACTCTCATTGCCACCCCAGCTACAGGCAGGATATTCGTTCGATGGACAGGGAATTGCAGTGGCACCAATCCTTCATATAGCTTTACAGTGAGTTCCTCCGTCAGCTGTACAGCCAATTTTGCTATAGATCCGACATATCAAGAATTCTAG
- a CDS encoding peptidoglycan DD-metalloendopeptidase family protein, which translates to MKIINSLKIENHKPARRSHSGELKIAVTLSALFLFGAVGVFAQNVTELENKIENHTEEIKKLDQEIKKWEGEINSKQREAKTLQNTIQILDTNAKKIGTEIKKTEVNISKVNLSISELSKEISIIEGKIEINFKATALSLSDLNRADDESLVEVFLGSESMAEVLDQYESAGQFQDSIRSKSVELSQYKDDLQGKKVEVEGEKKELVSLKTELGDQKMVLDINKKEKNTVLTETKNKESEYKKILAQKQIEKEKFEKELFDFESQLKIAIDPNNYASAKKGVLEWPLDSIFITQQFGKTADAKRLYTSGTHNGVDFRASRGTRVLASLSGVVQSTGNTDAQKSCYSYGKWVLIKHGNGLTTLYAHLDLIKVVAGQAVSTSDIIGYSGQTGYATGPHLHFTLYASEGVSVQRYSQSRNCKNVDIPVASSNAYLDPMRYFPSL; encoded by the coding sequence TTGAAAATCATAAATTCATTAAAAATTGAAAATCATAAACCAGCCCGACGAAGTCATTCTGGCGAGTTAAAAATTGCCGTCACCTTATCGGCCTTATTTTTGTTTGGTGCGGTGGGCGTTTTTGCTCAAAATGTAACCGAGCTCGAAAACAAAATAGAAAACCATACAGAAGAAATAAAAAAACTCGATCAGGAAATTAAAAAATGGGAGGGGGAAATAAACAGTAAACAGCGGGAAGCTAAGACTCTACAAAACACGATTCAAATTCTGGACACTAATGCTAAAAAAATAGGTACCGAAATAAAGAAAACAGAAGTAAATATAAGTAAGGTCAATCTTTCCATATCAGAACTATCAAAAGAAATCTCTATTATTGAAGGTAAAATAGAGATAAATTTTAAAGCTACTGCTTTGTCTTTAAGCGATCTCAATAGAGCCGATGACGAGTCGCTTGTAGAGGTATTTTTGGGTAGTGAAAGTATGGCTGAAGTACTTGATCAGTATGAAAGTGCTGGCCAGTTCCAGGATAGTATAAGGAGCAAGAGTGTTGAGCTAAGCCAGTATAAAGATGATTTGCAAGGTAAGAAGGTGGAAGTCGAAGGTGAAAAAAAGGAGTTGGTTAGTTTGAAAACTGAATTGGGCGACCAAAAGATGGTGCTCGATATAAACAAGAAAGAGAAAAATACTGTACTAACTGAAACAAAAAATAAAGAATCGGAGTATAAAAAGATATTGGCTCAGAAGCAGATTGAAAAAGAAAAATTTGAAAAGGAGTTGTTTGATTTTGAATCGCAATTGAAAATTGCTATCGATCCAAATAACTATGCTTCCGCTAAAAAAGGAGTGCTAGAGTGGCCTCTTGATAGTATTTTTATTACTCAGCAGTTCGGCAAGACTGCTGATGCTAAGAGGCTCTACACTTCAGGTACTCACAATGGTGTGGACTTTAGAGCCTCACGAGGCACTAGAGTCTTGGCTTCACTTTCTGGCGTGGTGCAAAGCACGGGTAATACCGATGCTCAAAAGAGTTGTTACTCATACGGTAAATGGGTACTTATAAAACATGGTAACGGCCTGACGACTCTTTATGCTCATCTTGATCTTATAAAGGTTGTTGCCGGTCAAGCCGTAAGCACAAGTGATATAATTGGTTACAGCGGACAAACCGGCTATGCCACTGGGCCTCACCTTCACTTCACGCTCTATGCGAGTGAAGGTGTGAGCGTCCAGAGGTATTCCCAAAGCCGTAATTGTAAGAATGTCGACATTCCTGTTGCTTCAAGCAATGCGTATCTCGATCCGATGAGATATTTTCCATCTTTATAA
- a CDS encoding DsbA family protein produces the protein MDQNKDILSVSNSILLSGILIAISIFWSSNNTSSEASQKQEINVQQENTEIIDIVSRADEATEGDGEVVVYEFSDFQCPFCQQFWNTTYKQIKEEYVDTNKITFIYRQFPIASLHPSAHKAAEASECANDQNKFWQYHDLLFENGKSNGAGLDIPSLKRYASDLSLDTNEFNKCLDGGEKTSVVNADIQMAGKVGISGTPSFIINGQKHVGALSYTELKQIIDQALSTK, from the coding sequence ATGGATCAGAATAAAGATATACTATCAGTCTCAAATAGCATTTTATTGAGTGGCATACTTATTGCTATAAGTATTTTCTGGAGTAGTAATAATACTTCATCAGAAGCAAGTCAAAAACAAGAAATAAATGTTCAACAAGAAAACACGGAAATAATAGATATTGTATCTAGAGCAGATGAAGCGACAGAGGGGGACGGGGAAGTGGTGGTATATGAATTCTCTGACTTTCAATGCCCATTTTGTCAGCAGTTTTGGAATACGACATACAAACAGATAAAAGAAGAGTACGTCGATACTAATAAAATAACTTTTATATACAGGCAGTTTCCCATAGCTTCCTTACACCCGTCTGCACACAAAGCAGCCGAGGCAAGTGAATGTGCAAACGATCAAAATAAATTTTGGCAGTATCACGACTTACTTTTTGAAAATGGTAAGTCGAATGGAGCAGGGCTAGACATTCCTAGTCTCAAGCGTTATGCATCAGATCTCAGTCTAGATACCAATGAATTTAATAAATGCCTCGATGGGGGAGAGAAGACCAGTGTCGTAAATGCTGACATACAAATGGCGGGAAAGGTTGGTATTTCTGGTACCCCCTCTTTCATTATCAACGGTCAAAAACATGTCGGCGCGCTTTCTTATACTGAATTGAAGCAAATTATCGATCAGGCCTTATCCACAAAATAA
- a CDS encoding response regulator yields MKKILIIEDDSFLGDVLVQKLKGEGFEVSLARDGAEGLKDIREIKPDLILLDIVLPTMNGYEILEAKQADKEISTIPVIVISNSGQPVEISRVLSLGVKDYLVKAQFDPQEVVSKVKSQLIKGNEAAGSKTSGELPRGAAALAGKKVMWVEDDKFLSDIIARKLSSTGCTLFHAPDGEAALKLIAEQMPDIIMLDVLLPGMDGFEVLHRIKADPKTSKVPVIMLSNLNQKVDIDKSKELGAAQFLVKATMSLDEIIENIRLILK; encoded by the coding sequence ATGAAAAAAATACTTATAATAGAGGACGATTCCTTTTTGGGTGATGTTTTGGTGCAAAAACTAAAAGGTGAAGGTTTTGAGGTTTCTCTCGCTCGAGATGGTGCAGAAGGATTGAAAGACATAAGAGAAATAAAACCTGACTTAATCCTGCTAGACATTGTTCTTCCAACCATGAATGGATACGAAATACTTGAAGCCAAACAGGCTGATAAAGAAATATCGACTATTCCTGTTATCGTCATTTCTAACTCTGGTCAACCCGTCGAGATAAGTAGAGTCCTTTCTCTGGGAGTGAAGGATTATTTAGTGAAAGCCCAGTTCGATCCTCAAGAAGTAGTTTCGAAGGTGAAGTCGCAACTCATCAAGGGTAATGAGGCTGCAGGTTCTAAAACTTCTGGAGAATTACCTCGGGGGGCCGCTGCTCTTGCCGGTAAGAAGGTTATGTGGGTGGAAGATGATAAATTTCTTTCCGATATTATTGCTCGAAAGCTCTCTTCAACCGGCTGTACGCTCTTTCATGCTCCTGATGGTGAAGCCGCTTTAAAATTGATAGCTGAGCAAATGCCGGATATAATTATGCTCGATGTTCTTCTCCCGGGTATGGATGGATTTGAAGTATTACATCGTATTAAAGCTGATCCTAAAACAAGTAAGGTTCCAGTTATAATGCTTTCAAACTTGAATCAAAAGGTCGATATCGATAAGAGTAAGGAGTTGGGGGCAGCTCAATTTTTGGTCAAAGCTACCATGTCTCTCGATGAAATTATCGAGAATATTCGTCTTATTCTTAAATAG
- a CDS encoding HAMP domain-containing sensor histidine kinase has protein sequence MDLFSLFVKENVAIVIGAIITCIFIYKFSTESRLRSLRDKVTKLEEVSKDHSKSATLLIRRDLELQRATEKMRELDKIKSNFISVVAHQLRTPLSGIKWTLNMIISGELGPINNEQKTFLLKSYESNDRMINLVNDMLGADRVQSGKVHYNFRYIDILDLLDNVLFEMSSQAHKKNVSVEFNEKIAFLPKVCVDPDTMRAVFQNLLENSIKYTIDGGKIIIGAKTEGKNVLIEISDNGIGIPKVEQNNVFNRFFRATNAVKKETDGSGLGLFIAKSVVEKHGGKIWFESEEGQGTKFFFTIPIT, from the coding sequence ATGGATTTATTTTCTTTATTTGTTAAAGAAAACGTAGCTATTGTCATCGGGGCTATCATCACATGTATCTTTATATACAAATTTTCCACTGAATCTAGACTTCGAAGTCTGCGAGACAAGGTAACCAAACTTGAAGAAGTTTCCAAGGATCACAGTAAAAGTGCCACTCTCCTTATTAGGCGTGATTTGGAATTGCAAAGAGCGACTGAAAAAATGCGGGAGTTGGACAAAATAAAATCAAACTTTATCTCGGTTGTGGCACACCAACTACGCACTCCGCTCTCTGGTATTAAGTGGACTTTAAACATGATTATTTCTGGAGAACTAGGGCCTATAAATAATGAACAAAAAACTTTTCTGCTCAAGAGCTATGAAAGTAATGATAGGATGATAAATTTAGTCAATGATATGCTCGGGGCCGACAGGGTGCAGTCAGGCAAAGTGCATTACAATTTTAGGTATATCGATATTCTTGATCTTTTAGATAATGTGCTTTTTGAAATGTCCTCTCAGGCTCATAAAAAAAACGTCTCAGTGGAATTTAATGAAAAAATAGCTTTTCTGCCCAAAGTTTGTGTCGATCCGGATACGATGCGAGCAGTATTCCAGAATTTGCTTGAGAACTCTATAAAATATACAATTGATGGAGGTAAGATAATTATAGGAGCGAAGACAGAAGGCAAAAACGTCCTCATAGAAATTAGCGATAACGGTATCGGTATCCCTAAGGTTGAACAAAACAATGTCTTCAATCGTTTTTTTAGAGCTACTAATGCTGTTAAAAAAGAAACAGATGGTTCAGGTTTGGGCTTATTTATTGCCAAGTCTGTAGTAGAAAAGCATGGAGGCAAGATCTGGTTTGAGAGCGAAGAAGGTCAGGGCACTAAATTTTTCTTCACCATACCAATCACTTAA